The sequence below is a genomic window from Rhodococcus sp. 4CII.
CCCGTCGTAGTTCCCGGTATCGACAGCGGGGTCGGGATTGACACCGAACAGCGTCTTCAGCGTGATCGTCTGCTTCGCCGGGTCGAAGAACCACACCTGGCCGTCGTGCTCGGCGACGCTGCCGTCGCTGGTCCGTGCGTAGCTGGCGACGAAGTAGGCGCCGCCGTCGGCCCACCACTGTCCCTCCAGCTTGCGGCTCCGGGTGATCGCGTCGTTCCCGAACTGCTTGCGCACCGACGTGCTCGTCGCGTTCCGGTCCGGCACACCGACCCACTGCACGGAGTACACGGTGCCCGGTTCGGTGGCCTGGGACAGGTCGGGGACGTGTGTTCCGCCCTGGAAGCACGCCATCGCCTGGAGGGCACCGGCGGTGTCGCCGCCCGGCGACTGCGCGAGTTCGCGCAGCGCGTTCGGCCCTCCCCGGAAACCCTGCGGCGGCGTCCACCGGTAATACAGTCCGTTCAGCCCCGACGCGTCCTCCGTCAGGTAGATGGTGCTCGACGACGGGTCCACCGCCACGGCCTCGTGCGCGTACCGGCCCAGGAACTTCAGCGGCACAGGACTTTTGCCCTTGTTCGCGTCCTGGCTCGCCGGGTCGACCTCGAAGACGTAGCCGTGGTCGTGGAGGAATCCGCGCGTTCCCGCGCGGTCTTCCGTCTCCTCGCAGGTGAGCCACGTCCCCCACGGGGTGATGCCGCCCGCGCAGTTGTTGACCGTGCCGGCGACGCTGACGTACTGACCCTGCCAAGTCCCGTCGGCGCCGACCGTCGTCGTGGTCGTCCCGCCGCGCGCGCCCGTGTCGTACGTCAATCCGTCGAGCGCGGGCACGCCGAACGGTTCGTCGCTGCCGATCTCGTGATTTGTCACGAGGGTGGATCCGCCCGCACGCGCGAACACCCCGTTGGCGTCGGGGTCGCTGGGCACGGGGACGCCACCGTCCAACTGCGTCTCACCCGAGCGCGACACGACGGTGTACGAAAAGCCCACCGGCAGTGAGAGAATGCGGTTCGGGTCCGGCACGAGCGGTCCGTAGCCGATCGCCCGTCCGGGCGCCGCGGACGCGAACGCCGGACGGACCAGGGCGTCGACGCTGCCCGCGAGTGCCACACCGAGGCCGGTGAGCGCGGTGCGACCGAGGAATCCGCGGCGGTTGAGTGGTGCAGTGGTCACTGTGTGAAACCTCCATGTGGCTGACCGGTTCCTCCGGACGGTAGGTACCGGAATGCCTCGGTTCGTGGACGCACCGTGGCCCGCGCGTGAACCGGGTGCGAACTTCCGCCTGTACTTGTCGACCGCCCGCGGTTGACAAGTACTCACAGGCGTTGACATGTGACTAAATGGTCACCTATTCTCGGTTCATGGACGACGATCACGTCTTCAAGGCGCTGGCAGATCCCACCCGCCGCCTGATTCTCGACCGATTGTTCGCCCACGATGGTCAGACGCTCACCGAACTCGAATCGCAGGTCGCGATGACGCGATTCGGGGTCATGAAACATCTGCGCGTACTCGAAGACGCGGGGCTCGTCGTCACGCGCCGCTCCGGCCGGGAGAAGTTGCACTATCTCAACCCCGTGCCGATACAGCTGATCCACAACCGGTGGATCGACAAGTACACCGAGCGTCACACCTCGGCGCTCGCTCAGCTGAAATCCGAACTGGAGGAAGAGAAATGACAACCGCCGACGCAATCCAGATCTACGCCGTGTACATCAAGGCGACACCGGAGGCGATCTGGGACGCCATCACCAAACCCGAGTGGTCGCAGCAGTACGGGTACGGCGGCCTGGTCGATTACGACCTCCGGTCGGGCGGCGCCTTCCGCGCCCACGCCGACGAGGCGATGAAGGCATACCCGGGTGTGCCCGACGTGATCATCGACGGCGAGGTGATCGAATCCGATCCGCCGAAGAAGCTGGTCCAGACGTGGCGGATGCTGATGGACGCCGACAACGTGGAGGGATTCACCACCCTCACCTACGAGATCGCGCAGTCGAGCAGGCCGGGTGTCGCGAAACTGACTGTCACCCACGACCTCACCAACGCACCGGGTGTGGCCGAGCTGGTGGCGGGCAGGAGGGAGTCCGAGGGTGCGGGCGGTGGCTGGAACGAGGTGCTCAGCGGACTGAAGTCGCTGCTCGAGACGGGGCGGCCGATGGTCGACTGGGGCTGAGAGCCCCGGGCCGGCGGGCGCGAGGACCGACATCTGTCGGAGTGCCGCAGTAAGCTCCAACCATGACGGCTGCGCAGTCGCTCGACGATGATTTCCTCGCACTCGCCGACCCTTACCGGCGCGAGTTGCTCGCCCACTGTTACCGCATGATGGGGTCACTGCACGACGCCGAGGACCAGATGCAGGAGACCTTCATCCGGGCATGGCGCGGATACGAGGGGTATCAGCAGCAGGCGTCGCTGCGGACGTGGCTGTACAAGATCGCCACCAACACGTGCCTCACGGCGTTGCAGAGCAAATCGAAGCGTCCGCTGCCCAGCGGACTGGGCGCTCCCGACTCCGACCCCACCGCCGACCTCGTCGAACGACACGAGGTGCCGTGGCTCGGACCGCTCCCCAACCGGCTCATCGACGACGACGCGAGCGATCCCGCCACCGTCGTGACGTCGCGCGAATCGGTGCGCCTGGCGTTCATCGCCGCTCTTCAGCATCTTCCCGCACGTCAGCGCGCCGTCCTCGTCCTGCGCGACGTGCTGCAGTGGAAGGCGTCGGAGGTCGCGACGGCTCTCGGCACCACCACGACGGCGGTCAACAGCCTGCTGCAGCGGGCGCGCGCGCAGCTCGAGTTGGCCACGCCGACCGCCGACACCCTGGTGGAACCGGAGTCCCGGGAGGAGCGC
It includes:
- a CDS encoding SRPBCC family protein, encoding MTTADAIQIYAVYIKATPEAIWDAITKPEWSQQYGYGGLVDYDLRSGGAFRAHADEAMKAYPGVPDVIIDGEVIESDPPKKLVQTWRMLMDADNVEGFTTLTYEIAQSSRPGVAKLTVTHDLTNAPGVAELVAGRRESEGAGGGWNEVLSGLKSLLETGRPMVDWG
- a CDS encoding helix-turn-helix transcriptional regulator, with product MDDDHVFKALADPTRRLILDRLFAHDGQTLTELESQVAMTRFGVMKHLRVLEDAGLVVTRRSGREKLHYLNPVPIQLIHNRWIDKYTERHTSALAQLKSELEEEK
- a CDS encoding sigma-70 family RNA polymerase sigma factor, whose amino-acid sequence is MTAAQSLDDDFLALADPYRRELLAHCYRMMGSLHDAEDQMQETFIRAWRGYEGYQQQASLRTWLYKIATNTCLTALQSKSKRPLPSGLGAPDSDPTADLVERHEVPWLGPLPNRLIDDDASDPATVVTSRESVRLAFIAALQHLPARQRAVLVLRDVLQWKASEVATALGTTTTAVNSLLQRARAQLELATPTADTLVEPESREERELLDRYVAAFEDYDIDAIVELFTKDAVWEMPPFDGWYRGGPSIGTLITGNCPAKGPGDMRLVPTAANGQPALGLYMRGEDDVHRPFQVHVLDVTADGVSHVVCFFDVDLFEKFGLPETPPA
- a CDS encoding alkaline phosphatase PhoX — translated: MTTAPLNRRGFLGRTALTGLGVALAGSVDALVRPAFASAAPGRAIGYGPLVPDPNRILSLPVGFSYTVVSRSGETQLDGGVPVPSDPDANGVFARAGGSTLVTNHEIGSDEPFGVPALDGLTYDTGARGGTTTTTVGADGTWQGQYVSVAGTVNNCAGGITPWGTWLTCEETEDRAGTRGFLHDHGYVFEVDPASQDANKGKSPVPLKFLGRYAHEAVAVDPSSSTIYLTEDASGLNGLYYRWTPPQGFRGGPNALRELAQSPGGDTAGALQAMACFQGGTHVPDLSQATEPGTVYSVQWVGVPDRNATSTSVRKQFGNDAITRSRKLEGQWWADGGAYFVASYARTSDGSVAEHDGQVWFFDPAKQTITLKTLFGVNPDPAVDTGNYDGPDNITVSPYGGVILAEDGEGISHLVGVTAEGEPFAMARNELNDSEFCGPAFSADGRILFANIQSPGLTLAITGPWHRPTNSIFGS